The following proteins are co-located in the Tiliqua scincoides isolate rTilSci1 chromosome 8, rTilSci1.hap2, whole genome shotgun sequence genome:
- the LOC136659383 gene encoding C-C motif chemokine 5-like codes for MKTFSIALAVILVTTASSFPADTVTTLCCTAFVSRPIRPQLLTSYSYTSESCPFRAVVFVTKRGRSFCADPNDEWVLSTIRFLETK; via the exons ATGAAGACTTTCAGCATAGCCCTGGCTGTCATCCTGGTCACCACAGCCTCCTCCTTCCCGGCTGATACAG TTACAACCTTGTGTTGCACTGCATTTGTATCAAGGCCAATTCGACCGCAATTGCTGACATCCTATTCCTACACCAGTGAAAGCTGCCCCTTTCGAGCTGTTGT atTTGTCACAAAACGTGGCCGGTCCTTCTGTGCTGATCCCAACGATGAGTGGGTCCTGAGCACCATTCGTTTCCTTGAAACAAAGTGA